Proteins from a genomic interval of Cucurbita pepo subsp. pepo cultivar mu-cu-16 unplaced genomic scaffold, ASM280686v2 Cp4.1_scaffold000814, whole genome shotgun sequence:
- the LOC111785899 gene encoding histone deacetylase HDT1-like, which translates to MEFWGVEVKPGQALSVKPGDQKYLHLSQATLGELKKDKSKESVTIFLKIDEQKLVLGILSAEKFPQLSFDLVFEKEFELSHNGKSGSIYCMGYQASAEDQEHEEYSDSDFGSEDEELALQHVPNGKPIQKEEKSIVGKHSSLKPETSKKTHSKSLEPSKEDEDDDSEDDDESDDEDSSDESDEEMLGSDSDSDDEDDDIESEEETPKKKVESNKKRSNDSASVTPVSKKSKLASAEKSDAKKGGHTATPHPAKKPLKTPAKAATPKSGGQFSCKSCDRSFGSDGALQSHGKAKHSGGK; encoded by the exons ATGGAGTTCTGGG GTGTTGAGGTTAAGCCTGGTCAGGCACTCTCTGTGAAGCCTGGAGATCAGAAATATCTGCATCTATCACAG GCTACTCTTGGTGAATTAAAGAAGGACAAATCGAAGGAATCCGTGActatttttttgaagattgATGAACAGAAGCTTGTTCTGGGAATTCTCTCTGCAGAGAAGTTCCCTCAGCTATCATTTGATCTCGTGTTCGAGAAGGAATTTGAGCTCTCACACAACGGGAAGAGTGGAAGTATTTACTGTATGGGATACCAGGCTTCTGCAGAAGACCAAGAACA TGAAGAGTATTCTG ATTCTGATTTTGGCTCAGAGGACGAGGAACTTGCTCTGCAACATGTGCCGAATG GAAAACCTATCCAGAAGGAGGAGAAGTCTATTGTGGGAAAACATAGTTCTTTGAAGCCCGAAACTTCAAAGAAGACACATTCTAAGTCTCTTGAACCAAGCAAGGAGGACGAGGATGACGATTCTGAAGATGACGATGAATCTGATGATGAGGATTCAAGTGATGAGTCTGATGAG GAAATGCTCGGATCTGACAGTGACtctgatgatgaagatgatgatattGAGAGTGAGGAGGAGACACCAAAGAAAAAG GTCGAATCGAACAAGAAGAGGTCGAATGACTCTGCCTCGGTGACCCCTGTTTCTAAGAAGTCCAAGCTAGCTTCGGCTGAGAAGTCCG ATGCTAAAAAGGGCGGCCATACAGCCACTCCCCACCCTGCTAAGAAACCTCTGAAAACCCCAGCCAAAGCAGCCACTCCAAAATCCGGTGGCCAGTTCTCTTGCAAATCATGCGACAG GTCCTTCGGTTCGGACGGTGCCCTTCAGTCGCACGGTAAAGCAAAGCACAGTGGTGGTAAGTGA